One window of the Cryptomeria japonica chromosome 7, Sugi_1.0, whole genome shotgun sequence genome contains the following:
- the LOC131051559 gene encoding G-type lectin S-receptor-like serine/threonine-protein kinase SD2-5: MEKVDSLISSFISISFIVHVFLQSSHVCVQSFRLPSPTGYGGTTWINNIQSLDSWTHQLLDTAAVTIRPILLSNNISYAGENLQYGCGFFCYAAPCDTGYSFAVFFVIYNTSYSAPDLLQMVWTTNGDRLVQDNATLGLTPTGDLVLKDADGTLVWSTNTFTNDFQGMVMEESGNLVLLNSSNGTMWQSFDHPTDTLLSGQKMMVGQNLTAYISLTNTSTGMFYGSLNRDGFALFTATTPPQMYFRSTATDLNFSFIRFDNRSLLYYLEGSPSNPIPIPINISIPHDSLYLKISYDGHMKFYSLQADIGIYDLDFLSVVNPLLSRCDYPTICGQYGMCTTDRCDCPGKDKYFFQIDPSNPSSGCTPYNPLVCSRTPTQSSRTPRHSFLQLEHVSYFSYRWENDSIGELVTGDYCRNLCSTNCSCKAAFFLYGFNANSSLGYCFIKSSVFSFQMNNKASDLFYNSTAYIKFQPKPKRVHYSVIFITVSLVGGSVALFLFLWVWIYKFRKGGQEEQKNDEDLDFPAGSPVRYSFEELQKATNDFSLKLGSGGFGSVYEGILLDDTKIAVKRLDRAGEGSKEFRAEVETLGNIHHLNLVRLKGFCAEKSHRMLVYEYLPNGSLDKWIFPNESRQHLLDWKTRSKVILHIARGLSYLHEECRERIIHFDIKPQNILLDENFNAKVSDFGLAKLINREQNEVITMLRGTPGYMAPELLDMEFTEKADIYSFGVMVVEILSGRRSRELTQPGSGLFPLLQRKAEEGGLVDLVDTEIKDEGIGAEQEAAEVLGIALCCIQYDFTKRPAMSTVVKALENMSEMDQGAPVFTVSPSQPLLFSEDFTDKGFSSGLSVFELSGPR; encoded by the coding sequence ATGGAGAAAGTCGACTCTTTAATTTCCTCTTTTATTTCCATTTCATTTATTGTTCATGTTTTCCTTCAATCATCCCATGTTTGTGTACAGTCATTCCGTCTGCCTTCTCCCACTGGATATGGTGGCACCACGTGGATCAACAATATCCAGTCTTTGGATTCATGGACACACCAATTGCTTGACACAGCCGCAGTCACAATCAGGCCAATTCTTCTCTCCAACAATATCTCCTACGCCGGTGAGAACCTCCAgtatggatgtggattcttctgcTATGCTGCTCCTTGTGACACAGGCTACTCTTTTGCAGTTTTCTTTGTTATCTACAATACTAGTTATAGTGCTCCAGATCTCCTGCAAATGGTGTGGACTACAAACGGAGATCGTTTGGTCCAAGACAACGCCACCCTTGGACTCACCCCCACTGGAGATCTTGTGTTGAAAGATGCTGACGGTACTCTAGTCTGGTCTACAAATACATTCACAAATGATTTTCAAGGGATGGTGATGGAAGAATCAGGGAATCTGGTGCTCCTCAACAGCTCAAACGGAACGATGTGGCAGTCTTTCGACCATCCAACTGATACGTTGCTGTCGGGTCAGAAGATGATGGTGGGACAGAATCTTACTGCATACATTTCTCTAACCAACACAAGCACAGGTATGTTTTATGGATCATTGAATCGGGATGGTTTTGCTCTGTTTACAGCTACTACCCCACCTCAAATGTATTTTAGGTCGACGGCTACAGATTTGAACTTTTCCTTTATACGATTTGACAACCGTTCCCTCTTATACTATTTAGAAGGATCTCCATCCAATCCAATTCCAATTCCAATAAATATTTCCATACCTCACGATTCCCTCTACTTGAAGATTTCTTATGATGGGCATATGAAATTTTACTCTTTGCAAGCAGACATTGGAATATATGATCTTGATTTTTTATCAGTAGTCAACCCTCTGCTAAGCAGGTGTGATTATCCAACAATATGTGGGCAGTATGGTATGTGTACAACGGATCGGTGCGACTGTCCAGGAAAGGATAAATACTTTTTCCAGATTGACCCCTCTAATCCCAGTTCGGGATGTACTCCATACAATCCCCTCGTTTGCTCACGCACACCCACACAGAGTAGTAGGACACCACGTCATTCCTTTCTGCAGCTGGAGCATGTTTCTTATTTTAGTTATAGGTGGGAAAATGACTCTATTGGAGAGCTGGTCACAGGAGATTACTGTAGAAATCTTTGCTCCACAAATTGCTCCTGCAAAGCAGCTTTTTTCTTATATGGTTTCAACGCCAATTCTTCTCTTGGCTATTGTTTCATCAAGTCCTCAGTCTTCTCCTTCCAAATGAACAATAAAGCAAGCGATCTCTTTTACAATTCAACAGCTTATATAAAATTTCAGCCAAAACCTAAGCGAGTTCATTACTCAGTTATATTTATAACTGTTTCTCTTGTCGGTGGGTCAGTTGCGCTGTTTCTATTCTTGTgggtatggatatacaaatttagAAAGGGTGGGCAAGAAGAGCAGAAGAATGATGAGGATTTAGACTTTCCGGCTGGCTCACCTGTGCGGTACTCATTCGAGGAATTGCAAAAGGCTACAAATGACTTCAGCCTGAAGCTGGGCAGTGGAGGATTCGGTTCAGTTTATGAGGGTATTCTGTTGGATGACACAAAGATAGCAGTGAAGCGGCTTGACAGAGCAGGGGAAGGCTCCAAAGAGTTCCGTGCAGAAGTGGAAACGTTGGGAAACATTCATCATCTTAATTTGGTGAGACTGAAGGGCTTCTGTGCAGAAAAGTCCCACCGAATGCTTGTATACGAGTATCTCCCAAATGGGTCTCTTGACAAATGGATATTTCCCAACGAAAGCCGTCAACACTTACTAGATTGGAAGACCAGATCCAAAGTGATTCTTCATATAGCACGGGGATTATCATACTTGCACGAAGAGTGTCGAGAACGaatcattcatttcgacatcaaGCCCCAGAACATTCTTCTGGATGAAAATTTCAATGCAAAAGTCTCAGATTTTGGGCTGGCAAAGCTGATTAACAGAGAACAGAATGAAGTGATAACCATGTTGAGAGGAACGCCAGGTTATATGGCGCCTGAGTTATTGGACATGGAATTTACTGAGAAGGCAGATATATATAGCTTTGGGGTTATGGTGGTAGAAATTTTGAGCGGCAGGAGAAGCAGAGAGCTTACACAACCGGGATCTGGATTGTTTCCATTGTTACAGCGTAAAGCAGAGGAAGGGGGACTCGTGGATTTGGTCGACACTGAAATCAAAGATGAAGGGATTGGTGCAGAACAGGAGGCAGCGGAAGTGTTGGGAATTGCGCTGTGTTGTATTCAGTATGATTTTACAAAAAGGCCAGCAATGTCGACCGTAGTAAAGGCATTGGAAAATATGAGCGAGATGGACCAGGGTGCTCCTGTGTTTACAGTCTCGCCAAGTCAGCCATTGCTATTCTCTGAAGATTTTACTGACAAGGGATTCTCCTCTGGGCTTTCGGTTTTTGAATTATCAGGACCCAGGtga